In the genome of Mastomys coucha isolate ucsf_1 unplaced genomic scaffold, UCSF_Mcou_1 pScaffold21, whole genome shotgun sequence, the window TTATACTGCCACtcttatttcctcctcctttaCTCCTCTCATGtccccctctttctccatctcccacaATCATACTGTTCCCATCTCAGTACAGGACTGGAGCATTTACcctctgatcttccttccttctacactCCATATGGTCTGTATGTTGTATCataggcattgtgagcttttgggttagtatcaacttattagtgaatacataccatgtgtgttctttctgtgtgtgggttaatttactcaggatgatattttctagttccatccatttgcttgtgaattttataaagtcattgtttttaattgctgcatagtactccattgtgtatatgaaccacattttctgtatctattcctctgttgaaggacatctgggttacttccagcttctggctattatgaataaggatactatgaacatagtggaccatgtgtccttgttatatgttgaaacaTTTTtgggggtatatgcccaggagtgttatagtgGGTcatcaggtagaactatttccaattttctcaggaaacaccagactgatttccaaagtggttttaccagcttacagtcccaccagcaatggaggaatgttcctctttgtctacatcctcaccaatatctgctgtcacttgaatttttgatcttagtcattttgattggagtgaggtggaatctcagggtcattttgatttgcatttccctgatgactagggatgttgaacaattttttaggtgcttctcagccattccacattcctcagttgagaattctttgcttagctctgtacctcattttaaaatagggttatttatttctctggagtctaacttctcgagttctttgtatatattgaatattagctctctattggatgtagaattagtaaagatctttccccaatctctTGGtagctgttttgtcctattgacagtgtcctttgccttatagaagctttgcaattttatgaggtcccatttgtccgtTCatgttcttagagcataagtcattggtgttctgttcaggtacATTTCCCCCAtgtccatgtgtttgagactCTTCCCacttttctcctctattagttttagtgtatctggttttatatggaggtccttgatcaacttggacttgacctttgtacaaggagataagaatggatcaatttgcattcttgtacatgctgacctccagttgaaccagcaccatttattgaaaatgctgtctttttattaactcaaataaatcagtagctttcctatactcaaaggataaacaggctgagaaagaaattagggaaatgaaacccttcaaaatagtcacaagtTATATTatataccttggtgtaactctaaccaagcaagtgaaatatctgtctgacaagaacttcaagtctctgaggaaagaaatggaagaagatctcagaagatggaagatcccatgctcatggattggcaggatttaatatagtaaaaatggccatcttgctgaaagcaatctatagattcaatgcaatctccatcaaaattcagactcaattcttcatagagttagaaagagcaatttacaaattaatttggaataacaaaaaacccaagatagtgaaaagtattatcaacaataaaagaaattctgggggaatcaccatccctgactgtATTACAAGCTGtattcaagctgtattacagagcattAGTGATAAAACTTTATAGTATTGgttcagagacaggaagatcaatgggatagaatcaaagacccagaaatgaaccctcatacccatggtcacttgatatttgacaaaggagctataaaatactttattatcCATTAGAAACCTGTtagttttctaaagagaaacagaaatggatgGGATTTGTATGGGAATGGAGGTGATAGGAGTACAAGAAGGAGGAACTGTAATCAGtatatattatgtgaggaaaaaatttatttttaataaaaagtaaatgtaacAAATGTCACATGGGTAAGAAATTTATCATACAACATAAAAGAAAGCACCCTTGATACTTATAGACAATGGATATAATTAGCCAGCTAGGTCTTGGTCTTCAGCATGTAATATGACTATAATTTGTAGTTTCACTCATTtgcatatgtttgtttgtttatatgtatatatctatgccACTATATGAGGGTCACTTGTATGTAAAGGCCAGAAATAAACTTTGGGTGTGTTTTTCAGTCATATTCTATGTTACTTCAGCATCCTCCATTCTACTCCATTGCTCTATGGATCTACTTTTATGCCATACCATGACATTTTTGTTACAGTGGTTCTGCAATGTATCTGAAAATCAGGCATATTATGTTTCCAATATTGATCTGttgattagtttttaaatttttgataaattttataaatgtatacaatgtTTCTGGGCCATATCATCCACCTTTTAACTTTCCCTTCCAACTTCTCCTATGTGTGTTTAACAAGGGTATTGCCATTAATTTTGGCTGCACACCATAACTATAGAGTAAAACAATATTCCTGAGGATACCATACATTTTAGTTGCAGAATATAAAGAACCTAGTCTCAAACTGATCAGAAAGCTCTCCAACTGAGGGATTCTTTTCCCAGGGCTGGAAGGTCTTATTCAGGCTGAATTAGTGGAGAAAAGAGAGCAATGGTCTTACCCAGAATCCTCATTGCTAGAGTATAGACCTGCCAGGAAAAATGTACTCACTGTTTCAAAAGTGGAGGGGTGTTATACAGATAGTAAATCTTTATCTGTTTGGATCTGAGGCTTTCATTTGATATTTGTACACAGAATAGCTTTGGATAGTCATGGTCTTTTAAAATTCCGtatgaaattttctatttttctggtCCTATGGAGGCTATCAATAAATGAGTATATTTCATTTAGTGACATATTcagtacatacataatatatctGAATACACATATTTATAAGAGCTATTCATAATATCCACAATGTGAAATGTCTATCAACAAATGAATggttaaataaaatacagaagacaTACATTATTTgtttgtaaagaaagaaatcatatcATTTTCAGAACTGAAACTTACGTGAAAGAAATAAGTAATactcagaaagacacatataCCAATTTCTCTTATGCCAGAAGAGTAAAAGAAAGATATATTGAAAAGTCAATGGAGGGATGGAgtttccatcccacagtcaataactctgactcagaactgtTCCTgactgaaagaactgcagggacaaaaatggagaagagcctgaggaaaggggggtccagtgacaggcacaaattgggatccagctcaaggggaggccccaaggcctgacactattgctgatgctatggtgtgcttacagacaggagcctatcatgactgtcctctgaaaggcccaacaagcagctgaaagagtcacatgcagatatttacacccaaacaatgaacagaagctggtgactcctgtggttgagttagggaaaagctagaagaatcTGAGGATGAGGGCGACCTTGTAGGAGGGCCAAAAGTCTCAACTAGACTGTCCCcataagatctctcagacactgagccaccaaccaggcaccatacaccaactgatatgaggctcccaacacatacacagcaggagactgccaggtctggactcaatcagagaagatgcacctaaccctcaagagactagagacCTCAGAGATTGGGGAGGTTTGGTGGAGTGGGGCTAGtgggtgaggacatcctcttcAAGACAGGGGGAGGAAGTAagggatgtgaaacagtcagagggtggaacCAGAGGGGGACAAAGTcgggactgtaaaaaaagaagaattaaaaaaaaaagtcaacctgAAAGTAGTAAGTAAATTGACAACTAGGAAGAGTAAGGGAATAGGGAGAGGGGATAAGGAGAGGACCGGTGATGGTCCATGGGAATCAATTGTGTTAAAGCATAATCTGTGTATGAGAGGGAACATCAATATAGaattcataaatatgtatattttacatgtattaatatttagtttaataaagatataaattataaatattaaatatgtgtgGGAAAATTTTCCCTATAGATTTTAATTACTGTATACTAATTGTGCAACCTAATGAGCTTAATTACTATAAGGCATAAAATGTTATTTGAAAGTTTGTAGTTACTTTCTTTCTGtacaaaaaagaaagtatcttctaTTTCCTATTACAGTATACTGTAGCTTTCCTTTTGCTTTCGCTTCCTCTTAGTTCCACatatggaagaaaacaagaaatatttgATCTTGTGGCAGCTAACttattttattcacttaacaTGACGATGTCTGATTTCATCTACTTTTCTGCAGAAGACGATGTCTGATTTCATCTGCTTTTCTGCAGAAAACATAATCTCATTCTTCATGACTAAAAAGAGACATTTCCTCTACCATTCATCGGCTGATTGGCTGGTAGGCTGATTTTATAAGGACCACTGTGAATGGTGCTGTGGTAATCATGGCGGTTCAAGTGTCTCTATGGTAAACTGACTTTGGTGGTTTATGTAtctgcccagaagtggtatatatagattatataatagttttatttttattctttagaggAATCTTCAGAACTGGTTTCCACAGTGGGTGAATTGagttaaattattttcatgagGCTCCAAGGATTACTTTTTAACAGTTGGCATTGACAGCATGCaggtaaaaaaagaaatcttgaaaaataaaagactttcaaccaaaaaggaagaaagaaagaaaaaaaagaatatgcatttcatgtagaaaataaaaaataaccacaCATAACACTAACACATTATTTTAATACCTATGAAGATGAGATAGGTCTCTACAGACAGTTTAATTGCTGATTCTGTAGGAGACCGCATGAGAGATGTGTTTGTCCTCCTGGGCATTTAGTCTCTGAAGGATGTTATGTCTGTATATATTTCCTGCATCCCTTGTATGGTTCTCTAGAATCTCAAAATGTCTCTATTTGACACAGTTTTCAGTGGAGCAGTTAAAGGCCTTTTGGTGGTCATTTATCGGTTTTAATGTAAAAGGTTGTTGTGGTGCTCAgtgggtttgcttttttttttagaaaatatttttttatgctACCCTTtaattgtgtacatgtgtgaatatgtgagcAATATATGCCTGCAAAGGCTAGAGTGTTCAGATTAAGTGGAATTGGAGCTATAGATGGTTGGGAGGCTCTTGAGGCAGTTTACTTAGACCCAAACTTAGGTATTTTGCAAGAGCCAAACACACTcttaacccatgagccatctctttagttccATGCTAAATGGTTTTTAAACATACACTTGCATATTATTATAGGCCCATAGCATTAAAAATTATATGCCTCAGCTAAGGGTGCGGACAGTATTTAGAATGCTGACCTTTTCTTAAGTTGTTCATAGCTTTACAGAGTGATCAGACTTTGTTGGTCTAATAGCAGGCCTGAGTGATaggttgaacattttaaaatttctatttaacCATCTGCTGCTATTGAACTTCAGTTTTTGTGAATGGTAACTAAGAATAACTTCTTCAGCAGGGTCCTTTTCTTCATTGGATGAGACTTGCAGTTGGATCTCAAGTGACACTGTTTCACTTTGTTTGAAGAGTAAGGTAAATTTCTAGCTCAATCCTGTCTGTGTTTTATTTAGAATGTGGAAATAGAGGGCAAGCTATGGAATGGTCAAAGAGTAATCATTTACCAAAGATTCTATTTATCACCAAGTTTCTAATATGTTGTGAGTTTATGCCATTTAgttaaaatacaggaaaaatcACAATGCttcatttattaaacattttgtggtcttggtgatttgaatgagaaatgtcctacATAGGTTGAGGCATTTGCAAACTTGGTTCCCAATTGGTGCTTCCACACAGAGGATGTTCAGTACCTGATGACTTGCCAGAGGAAGGATTCCATCAGGGGCATGTTTTGAAAGTATATGgtattttcctatttttagttttctctctctacttAATGTTTGTTTCTGAGGATTCAATCTCCCAGATACCTGCTCCTGAATAtaacaatttatatttataacaatatttaaattatgtttcatgaaattttcattaatttccaGCAAATAATATGAATTAATTTGTGATCTCTTactctttaacatttttatagaatattataaatattatattgagtGGGAATTGAGATATATtgaatgtaattatattaatgaGAAATATAGTCCCatcaaaatatcaataaaatgcaTATGAATTATTTCATTCCTCTAAGAGCCTTCACTGCTATAGTGCTCTCAGAGCACTTATTGCTATATTTTTCAATGAAGATCATTCTTTAAGTTCTGTTTTAGTTGAGCAATAaccctttttttttcataagttgATTCACCCTGTGTGTGGTGGTAGACACAGAGTCAGAAACAAAATTTAACCAAGGCTTCTCAAACATATATCAGATACTCAAACGTATAAATATACTAAGGATTTCCCAATAAGTACAAAGCAACACTTATTTCTATTTGAAAACAATTTATAAATCATGTTCACATTATTAtgtgaaaatgtaaaactttaaatACAAATTACTCATTCTAACATTCAGGCAGTTTTTACAATGTCATGCTAACCTATAATTATGGAATTATGTCATTGTTATGtctaataattattttcctttctatgtttgtatatatagagagaaacaaaatttaaaacagaaaaaaatatattacagGCTTATTAAAAAGTCTGAAGACAATATAGTATAAGGAACAGAGGAGAAtattgctcattttattttttattgtttattttatttacatttcaaatgttataaattcccttcctagtttcccctctacaaaccccctATCTCTTACCCTCTCcccttctatgagggtactcctccaccAGCCCACCAACTTCATCCTCCGTGCCCTAGCATTCACCTACgttgggtcatcaagcctccacaggaatgAGGGACTCCCATCCCATTGATGCCGGataatcctctgctatatatccagctggagtcatgggtctccCATgttgtaccctttggttggtggtttagtccctgagagctttggggatctggttggttgataatgttatTCTTTCTATAGGGTttcaaactccttcagctcctcagtccttgCCTTAACTTCTCCATTGCGTTCCCTATGCTCAGTCAGATATTTGGCTGCATGCATCAgcatctgtgtttgtcaggctcaggcagagcctctcgggggcaactataccaggctcccgtcagcaagcacttcttggcatcatcaaaaatgtctggatttggtatctgcagatgggatggatccttaaGTGGCGCAGTCTCTTGATAgcgtttccttcagtctctgcttcactctctTTTCCTGCAGTTCCTTTGgacaggagtaattctgggttaatatttttgaggtgtgaggccccatccctcaactgggggccataaGCTATCGActggatatagtctctacaggttctctctcccattTGTTGGACATTTTAGCTAATGTCTTCCCTGTTGGGTCCTCGGAACCTCTTGAGTCCCTGgtatctggaactttctagtggctaccccagctccctctcccccattgctacacactttctatcaaattcctgaccctctgtacacctcccccatctcctcttctaTCTGAACTGGCTCTGATTTTCCCtttatcttctctctccctctcagattCCTCATTTCCTCAATTGcccaagattattttcttcctctttctgagtaggactgtaacatcatttttttcttttagagaaaaaTGCAGTCTTCATATGTATCTCTctgaattttaaaaggcaaaatcaTAATGCTTTCAAGACCGCGTCCTTATGCCTGCTGTATACAGGTGTCCATATTTGTATATAACCTAAGGTTTCTGTGTTATAACTTTCCTACGGACTGAATTGGGATAATTTCTTTTCAGTTGTAGGCTGGAGTGGCTTCCCTAAAGGTGGTTACTATAAATTGAATTTCGTGGGTATTTTGCATATAACATTGATACTATGCACTCATGGCTTGTAAGTGGAGAGAAGTGAAAGAGCCCAAATTTAATAAtcgttattttaaaaaataacatcatttaaaaatattttaacattattttaaaaatattccattatttttagatttatttagtttgaccaggaaagtatattttgaaaattgaaGAGGTACCAGTTGGCATAGATAGACTATTCTAAGTAAGCTAAAGGAAGAAAATCATACAAAGTGTGAAGGCTTTTTCATGGTGTGATTATTATTGAGTAAAATTTTATAACCTTCAACATATTGTCATGCAATAAAAGAATAGTGTGTCATAATTTGCATCTCAGAGTAAAATTTCATAATGTTTATATTTGTGAAAatcattttaagttaaaaatgtttCTACATAATGTTTCtctaaaaatgattaaaatatttttgttgagtTTCTTTTGATGTTTTGTCCTCCAAGATATTCTATGTATTATTACTACTCCATCaatagtaatattttttaatgatagGGTAGTTATAATTTAATGTGTCCTGGCTATGAGGCAGAATTCTTAGTGATTTAAATATATCAACTTATTACATTCTCCAAGCATACTTTTGAAGGacaattttcatttgtattttaaactgaggcacagaaaggttGTTATTTACCCAAAGTTACATGATCTTTTAAGTGGATACATAAGGAATAAAGTGCAGACAGGTCAGTGCCAGAGACTATGTTCTGTGTAATTACAGCATGTTATCTCTCAGAATTGTttcaataacttttaaaaatatccacaAGAATCATGCAATGAAGAAAAAGTAGTAAATACaatgtttgtttttagttaattaaCTAAATTCTTTGGTTTATTATGTTTGATGAAAAGGATAAATAAGAAGaagcatttcattttattctgtgcTTTCCTCAAGAGGTGAAGCAAGTGTAGGTTGCTCAATTTGTTTAAGTGATAAATAAGTGTTTATTCACTTTTTGGGCATGTCTTTTAAAGAGGAATGTTATCTGTGAAGAGTTATAGGATGAATACATTTCTCTAGATCTACAATGTATTCCAGCTATATAAATGAGTATCTCATCATAGTATTTCTTATCGTGCTACATACAAAAGACAGTGATGCACCACTGTTCTCACGCAATAAGACAGGAAGACTAAACATATATTTGTTGATATCTAGTCACATGGAACATAGTGTATAGTTATTTTGTATCTGACTCTGAAATAACAGGTTTAAAACTCAGTTTATTGTTGCAACAAAATTTCATCCTAAATGAGAATATGTGATTTATACTTTGAAGACAACTTAGTGGTTATTTTGAATATCTGAGTGATGGTGGAAACTAATAGACAACACACAGAAGGTTCTAGAAATTATGTTGTAAGAAAACAGTAAGATTATGACAGTCTAATGATATTGGAAATGCTGCATTGGTAGTGAAATTATACTGATAATTATACAGTAATTTGAGTGACATGAGTGATCTGGCATCAATTATTATACAGCAacaatatatttacttttacttatttatttacttttacaggTGAAATACAATTTCAAAATGTCATACTTGGAGAATAACACTCAGGTGACTACATTTATACTTTTGGGATTGACTGACAACCCAGAGCTGCAAGTCCCTCTGTTCATAACGTTCAGTCTCATCTATCTTATCACACTGACTGGTAACCTGGGCATGATTGTGTTAATCTGGCTGGACTTTCGCCTCCACACCCCTATGTATATTTTCCTCAGTCACCTCTCTCTGGCAGACTGTGTTTACTCCTCCGCTGTGACTCCAAAAGTGATGGCTGTGTTTCTCACAGGGGATAAAGTTATCTCCTATGGAGGGTGTGTTGCTCAAATGTTCTTCTTTGTGGCTTTTGCCAGTGTTGACTGTTTCCTCCTTGCTGTCATGGCTTTTGACAGGCATGCTGCAGTGTGCAAGCCCTTACATTATACCACAACTATGACTGCTAGAGTGTGTGCTCGCATGGTGATTGCCTGCTACACCTGGGGTTTGTTTGAGTCTGCTATACATACTGGATtcaccttctccctcccctgctgTGCTAATGTGGTCCATCACTTTTTCTGTGATATACCTCCAATCCTAAATCTTTCTTGCTCTGATATCTATGTGAATGAGATTGTGCTCTTTATCTTAGCTTCATTCAATGTCTTCTTTGCTCTTATAGTTATCTTGACCTCCtatgcatttatatttattgcTATTCTGAGGATGCGTTCAGCAGAAGGACGGAAGAAGGCCATCTCTACTTGTGCATCCCACCTCACTGCTGTCACCATATTCTATGGAACTGTAATCTTCATGTACCTACAACCCAGTTCTAGTCATTCCATGGACAGTGACCAAATGGCATCTGTTTTCTATACCATAGTAATTCCCATGTTGAACCCAGTTGTCTATAGCTTAAGGAATAAAGAAGTTCATAATGCTTTCAAGAAAGTTGTTGAGAAAATGAATGCTTTGTTGAACTCctgattaaaaaaatagattatatattttattgaaaatatctgagtgatgattttgaaaaatatgttgataaaatattaaacatttcacCTAAGTATTATTTTGGtctctcctattttttttttttttttgcttaactATCACATCCTTTTCTTAATAACTTAATTATTTTCACTTAATACCAAAGGTTTTACTACTCCTTGGTGGTAGTCATTTGGAAGTTGCTAATAATGCAAAGTTACAAAGCTGAATTACTGCAAATCTGAGAGTGTGTATGTTATTTCctgcttccttccatctctgtcaAGAAGGAAAGACATTTCAATAAACACCTTTAAATAGGCATTCTTGTTGATACTTAGCCTTCTCTTCCTATGTTCTCCCTCATCTATTTTAGAGATAGTCTCCTGTAACCCACACTAGTGCCAAACTCACCATATTGCAAATATTGACCCTGAAATTCTGATCCTTTTACCTCTACCTGTCCTAAGTATTTATTATAGGTGTGAGGCATCAAAAGCACAAAGGTGTGGTTTTATGTTCTATTCCTCCTAGCTGGTTATGGAACATAGGGCTTTCTGCATGTAAGACACGTCCTTCACCAACTGAGATATATCACCATTACTATCCTTTTAAAGATAGAAAAGCccatcaatatatatataaagaaacaaaggaaagtcTTAAAGTAATGCAGACTATACTTCAGATGGCTTAAAAAGGTTAATAATAGATCAGTGAAAAATAGCAAAGCTAGTTGCTTTGTATGAAAGGGCAACTTTCAGTGCTCTGATTTAtcactatttttcttttggatttgatgttctttgtttttggagacagggtcttactatgtagccttgattGATGTTGTCTACCCCTCCAATGCTACCCTAATGTTGCTATGgaactctgaaactgaaagtacaCTGACAGCCCTGCgctgaagccggccacctgtggtgtaagacaaacactgcagctcctcctgaaatcaaagaTGGACTCACAGCTAACTAACTTCTGCTAAGATTCCCCTTTGAAATCTGCTCACCTTAAACTGCCTGGGATGTGATGCCACTGAGAACTGGCTTCTCTGTGCATCTGCTGTCGTATTTATGTTATACATATGCTATGTTTGGATATTGTGGTTTCATTTAGCTGCCTGaatataaaaacccatttcacaACAAGTAAAGCatgctttgatacatttacttagcgtcctgtcttttgttcttgacctgtttattcccacaggtctggTCCATCCTCCAGTTTGAAGTTGTCCACGACCCATGTAGATCCGCTGGTCGGACACTACATGATGGTGCCTAATGTGGGGCTTGGACACGGGAGAAATGGATTAAAAGACCACACCCTCAGACACAGAGctctgaataaaaaggaaaaaaggaactgaagggaatggATGTGGCCATTTCCACATGGTAAGAGATTCGGCTAGCACTGGCCAGAGAGGGAAGATTTAAGAAAGGTTCTCAAGGTTATACTTGTTCAAAAAACAAGTCCAGGGGCCAGCCCTGGGCCCCATTCTTGAAACAAAAGGCAGTGTGTGGGGCCCAGAGACTGCCAAGTCAGGAAGATCTATACCTGAGCTCCTCAGAGCAATGCCAAGACGTACAGGAGTGGAGTTATTCTCCACCTGGCACACAATAATAACCCCAGAAATGGGAATTAGGATTCTGTCTATTAGAGTTTATGGGCCACTGCCTCCAGAGACTTGGGGATTTGTGATTGGCAAAGGTAGTGATACTGTAGATGGTTTACAGATTTACCCAGGTGTTATTGATCACAATTatcaaggagaaataaagattatGGCTTCTTCACCACGTGGTGTTATTATAGTACCTGCTTATGAAAAAATTGCTCAGCTTATCTTAGTTCCTATATATCCTATGTCTCCTAAGGTTATTACTAATGAGACAGGATAGAGTTGTTCTGGTGCTCCTGAAGTTTATTAGATACagtctattatgaataaaagacctaatcttaaacTAACtattgaaggaaaatgttttgaAAGATTGACACAGGGGCGGATGTGACCATCATCAGAGATCAGAGCTGGCCCCTGACATGGCCTATGGCTGAGTCcattactcacctccaagggattgggCATGCcaacaacccaaaacaaagctctaagcttctaacctggagagatgagaaaggcAACTCAGGGCAGATTCAACCATATGTTTTGCCCaacctccctgtcactctgtgggggagagatctgttatcacagatgaGGCTGGTATTATGTAGCCCTAATGAACTAGCTAATAGGCAGAGGTCCAAACTGGCCATTAGaacatacagaggccataagccttgTGCTAATAATAAAGGtttgaaacattttctataaTGGCTATTGTCTTACCTGTACCCCATGCAGGTAAAATCAAGTGGATAGataatactcctgtgtgggttgatcagtggtctttatctcaagagaaaattagaagcagcttcattgctagtgcaggagcaattagaaGCAGGACACCTGAGGGAATCAAATTCCCCATAGAACACGCCTACATtcgtgataaaaaaaaatcaggtaaatggagactgttgcaagatttaagaaaggttaatgaaactataGTGATAATGGGAACATTACAGACTGGATTGCCATCTCTggtggcaattccaaaaggattttacaaaattGTTATAGATTTAAAGGACTGTTTCGTTACAATTCCTTTACATCCTGAAGATTGTGAGAggtttgctttcagtgttccatctgtaaattttaaggaaccta includes:
- the LOC116103613 gene encoding olfactory receptor 5B2-like, coding for MSYLENNTQVTTFILLGLTDNPELQVPLFITFSLIYLITLTGNLGMIVLIWLDFRLHTPMYIFLSHLSLADCVYSSAVTPKVMAVFLTGDKVISYGGCVAQMFFFVAFASVDCFLLAVMAFDRHAAVCKPLHYTTTMTARVCARMVIACYTWGLFESAIHTGFTFSLPCCANVVHHFFCDIPPILNLSCSDIYVNEIVLFILASFNVFFALIVILTSYAFIFIAILRMRSAEGRKKAISTCASHLTAVTIFYGTVIFMYLQPSSSHSMDSDQMASVFYTIVIPMLNPVVYSLRNKEVHNAFKKVVEKMNALLNS